In Cryptosporangium aurantiacum, one DNA window encodes the following:
- a CDS encoding DUF4240 domain-containing protein has protein sequence MDEGGFWDVVAEAYAALECGWYDEDTPRDAVAVAWSSLLAERSADDVLDFAVHYERAMERARRPVTLAAAALLSGGAADDWYGRFAYEDRFAAFRSALVALGRTSFEAVIAEPDVLASLPDADAVERGDWDFFANLDAVPRDAYAAAGGDPGAFANAVAGQLGARPVRGVPPLRGEWHIDESTLATRFPKLAARFPDGVH, from the coding sequence GTGGACGAAGGCGGGTTCTGGGACGTCGTTGCCGAGGCGTACGCGGCGCTCGAGTGCGGGTGGTACGACGAGGACACACCGCGGGACGCGGTCGCGGTGGCCTGGTCGAGCCTGCTCGCCGAGCGGTCGGCGGACGACGTCCTGGACTTCGCGGTGCACTACGAGCGCGCGATGGAGCGTGCCCGGCGTCCGGTGACGCTGGCGGCGGCCGCGCTGCTCTCCGGCGGCGCCGCCGACGACTGGTACGGACGGTTCGCGTACGAGGACCGGTTCGCCGCGTTCCGGTCGGCGCTGGTCGCGCTCGGCCGGACGTCGTTCGAGGCGGTGATCGCCGAGCCCGACGTCCTGGCTTCGCTGCCCGACGCGGACGCCGTGGAGCGGGGGGACTGGGACTTCTTCGCGAACCTCGACGCGGTGCCGCGAGACGCGTACGCGGCGGCCGGCGGCGATCCCGGGGCGTTCGCGAACGCGGTCGCCGGGCAGCTCGGGGCTCGGCCCGTCCGTGGCGTACCACCGCTCCGGGGGGAGTGGCACATCGACGAGTCCACGCTCGCCACCCGCTTCCCGAAACTCGCCGCCCGTTTCCCGGACGGCGTGCACTAG